The Pogona vitticeps strain Pit_001003342236 chromosome 6, PviZW2.1, whole genome shotgun sequence genome contains a region encoding:
- the RPL14 gene encoding large ribosomal subunit protein eL14 has translation MVFKRYVEIGRVAYISFGPHAGKLVAIVDVIDQNRALVDGPCSGVRRQAMPFKCMQLTDFVLKFPHSARQKYVRAAWEKENINEKWKATRWAQKIEAREKKAKMSDFDRYKVMKAKKMRNRIIKHEVKKLQKAAAGAAPKKA, from the exons ATG GTGTTCAAACGCTACGTTGAGATTGGCCGAGTTGCCTACATTTCCTTTGGGCCACATGCCGGAAAGCTAGTAGCAATTGTGGATGTTATTGATCAGAACAGG GCATTAGTAGATGGTCCCTGCAGTGGTGTTAGAAGGCAGGCAATGCCCTTCAAGTGCATGCAGCTAACTGACTTTGTTCTCAAGTTTCCTCACAG TGCTCGTCAGAAATATGTGCGAGCTGCTTGGGAGAAGGAAAACATTAATGAGAAGTGGAAGGCTACCAGATGGGCTCAAAAAATTGAGGCCAGAGAGAAG AAAGCCAAGATGTCAGATTTTGATCGCTACAAGGTCATGAAGGCTAAGAAAATG AGAAACAGAATCATCAAACATGAAGTAAAGAAGCTTCAGaaggctgctgctggtgctgcacCTAAAAAAGCATAA